Below is a genomic region from Lineus longissimus chromosome 4, tnLinLong1.2, whole genome shotgun sequence.
TGCATGGCTTTCAAACTGTCGAGTAATCCTGCATGTAATCTATACCCAGCTGTGAGAAGTGACATCCACTGACTCTCGTGTatacaatatggccgccacggcCACCATCTTGGATATCTTGGATATCATGTTGAGCCACCCATGCATCAGTCAGGCTCGAAACCGCTGATAAAATTAGATACTAAGCACACTTAACTATTTCAACAGTTGAAGGATATTGATCAGCCGAGCCATTATGCTGAAGCGCAGCACCTTGGTATACAGTAATGATACATGCGTATGAATCTAGTCACTGCAAGTTAACGGTTATCCTGAATCTATCTTGGATTTGAAATGGATGAACTTGTATCCCAGTGGTGATAAACACAAGGATTACTGCTGATAAGATGAGAAAGCTACCTCTGCTTTAAAGCTAAGCCCCAGCTGGTAAAAGTGAATACAAATTCATAATGAATCATTGCTTTGATGTAGCATGGGTAAACAGATTTACAAAATAGAACGCTGCCTCGAATCTTGGAGGATGTGGATTTGCTCCTTCGTGTCTTGTCACGATTCGGTGGGAATCGACCCGGTGTGCAGACACATGATTACGAATTACCAATAAACAGGTCCTCAAGGAATGTCAGTCGAAGTTCAAGGGAACCATACCTCGGTCAAAAAACTTTCGACATGTTGTCCAAATGTCATTGTGAAATGATTGTTGTCCTTCCGTGGACTGATCATCATATTAAGAAAATAAGTAATGGATTGAAATATCAGATGACCCCGAACAGTGTTGTTAACCTTAATCCTTTATTAAGACATTAATCAAATGAACAGATTTGAATGACGACATGATACTTTTGGTGATGATATACGATTTCTGCTCGActtctgggttttttttattgcaattttgtTCTGACGAGATGACCCTAAggacactgcctatgactgtaTGACATGGCAAAAGTGTCGCCCATGCTTGCTGTCATAATACATAGCGGTTTGACGACCAAGTGGCGATGTGACCTTCTACGATAATTGAAGATGGCTTATCCTTAAATTGGTAGCTTTATCGGTACCTCTCCAAAAGGGGATGATGCATCTAGCTTTGAGTATGTTCTATCAGGGTAGTATGTAAACGTAGAGGGTGTCTTCTTATCCTGGTTTCTGCTCACGGCACGTAGTGTCGCCGGCAGAAGTGGACCCTTGTCCTCAATCTACATTCCGCCGTTGGCATTGTAATGTAACCGCTATTATTCTCGGTAGAGACTGAAACAAACTGCAAAATACATCTACACAAGGAGTGATTTCCCTCTTCACGACTTCCGTTTACCTCGAATTGTTCGGTGAAGTCATTTGATGTTGATGTGCAAAGAGTGCATTCGATACTTAACATGGCAGATACGTACCATCAGTCCACGGCAGTTAAAGTTTGAATGGCCATCGGGTCAAGCTGTGAAAACCAACTGGGGCATTGCATCGTTAGCTTTGCAACGGTTTTAAGTCCACAAATGACTTGCCCCATTACGTAGGCTAACATCGTTTCCTCGTGCAAATTACGATTATCTCTAATTTATAATGACCAAAACTGCCGAACCAAACACAAGCTGGTGTAGGTGTGCGATCTGCTTTTCTTACAAGGCAATTTACGTATAAGAACTTTGCGTTAAATATTCTCTGGGGGGCCCTTGAACAACCATCTTTGGACACTTTAAACTGTCTTAACATAGCCGATGTCGCCCCGACGTCGCCGGAAATTCCTATTATGATGTCTCCATTCGGTTTTGTTCAGGTCTAAAATGCTAGGCATTTACATGTGATAACCAACGTCAATGAGAAAATTATCCATGGCCTATTTCTGGGAGCTGGGATTCTAAAGCAGTTTACAAGTCTTTTGCTTTCAACAACTTTGGCCTCCTTTTGCTTTCGAAAAGGTTAACAACGTACGAAAGCCTCACTTACATGTTGCTGTCTGAACTTTTTCTACACATACACGTCTAGAAAATAAGCTAAATATGCACATCCAGACATATCGCACTGCATATCGTGTTGGTGAGACTCTTCAACCTTGTGACCCTTGACCCATTAATTTACATGTCAATAATATTTCGGAAGACGTACAATCAATATCGTTGAATGCGAAACACAAAAAAGCTCCGGTTAAAGTACATATTATACATGTGCTAAATCGGTGCAATTTATGTATGATAGGGCAGCCGAGTCCCTCTTGACTTGTTGTTCGTCTTTTTAACGACAGTGTTGCTTTTAGTTGCattattgatgattttttattcgtataCTTATCGCAATGAGCATTTTTGTGGTGCAAAGAATTATAGACTCTGATTATGTCTGGAGTAGATTGTAATTTCAAAATGTCTCTTCCTGTTCAGCCAAAAAACAATTCATACCGCATTTTAAAAAGATCACTTAGTTATAATAATTATTTAGTTTTAATCTCCAGACAATGTTAACGTATGCACTAAAAGCAACATTACCTACAATGCCTGACAAGAGctcgtacatgtacttgattgtTATAATGATGAAGAGGAAACCCTCAACTGGGTATGTTGCTCGGTGTTGTGGTGATAAAGTCTTTATACTTGATCCAGATAAATATTACTCTAAGGAACCGTCGGCTTTCCTCATTTTTATGTCTGATTGGCCATGCACTGAACTGGCAGTAAGGATAATCTTTTAATCTTTAAGCAATAGATCTTTCACTATTTGAAGTTAATTGTTGTTTATCGAACTCAAAGGTGCCTAGTTGAAAAACGACTTTCTTCAAAAgctttacaatatttacaaagaGAACTGAGCGGCACTAAAGAACGATCGGGAAAAGTGCAAAAAATGGTCAGTTGGTAGACATAGGGCTCAGTTCTATCCAAACTAATATCCAAGCCGGGTTTGCTAGTCAGACCAGTTGAGGTTCAGAGATATCAGCATCGCTGCCCCACAAATAACATACCATATCGTTGTGGATGTAGTGTATAGCTGACAGTTCGGCTTTAAGCACGTCTTTCACCTTAGTATACACGAACATGAACTTTGGTACACTGCATGTACTTTGCCTTCAACTACACCGGATATCGCAAGTCCGCCATGTGCTTCAGAAACCATACCAAAAGCCCCGACTTGCCCGATATATCATTCAGATTCACTCGAACCATTCGGATACaatatgttcaatatatcactaagatttaCGAAGACAATCGGTATATCAATGACATCATAAGCAACGCAAAACCATGCATGCACAGGAAAATCTGACCACAGCACCATTGAAACAAAATTCGGAAAGTCATGAGCGACCACACAACGCATGTGTTCATTTTTCCCTTTAGCCAAGGACTGACTTGAATACACGCAATTATGTATGTTGAGTACTTGGCGTTATTCGTGCACTGGTTTTAGGTGATGTAATGCATTACAATATGTGATTGGGTCGTTCTCTATTGTGAGGTCGAGGTTCGTAATGAATAGCCATGCTGTAATACTTCAAGGGCAACTAATATGCGCGTGCTACGAAAGAATGCAGTATTTATTAAGctgattttcttcttttcactAATAAAAAAGACTTGTCGCAAATATTTTAAGTAAATTCCTTTGGAATTTTTGAAGCTtgtttcaatatacatgtatgtaacagtCGTCATGCTATTGTGCTTGCATATTCCCCCAACTCACTTACACCAAAGCTACAGTTTGTCCCGAATTTTCTTTTGTCAATAGGTCATCACCCATGGTGAGGGGGCAAAACACATCTTTTGGAATTTTTGAGGATCCGTTTGTTTGAAAAACACCTTCAGTGAGGTTGGACATGTATGTAGAGTTACCGAGTCATAATATTGATCAAGATTCTTTTCTGTGGGTGACCATTATCTATTTTTCACCACCAGCTTAATGTAAACTGTGCAATTGTTTTTGCTACAATTGATATACATAATGTAAATGTTATTGGAAAGGCATTTGAAGTGTGCATTCCTGATGCAAGTACTCTACACCCACATGCCATGCCAACATGCTGATATCACTCTACCGAATCTGATATCACGAATTATTTCCATGGCATGCATTTCGCCCTGGGCAGGCCGGACAAACCTTGTGTCAACTCAGTCGAGAACAACTTTCCGCATTCTTACCATAAACTGTCCTCTGTTTGTCTTTGCCACTCACCCCTGTATCAGTGTCTGATAAGCTTGGCAAACTACTCGAGGCATATTTTTCGCTTACCAAATCTAAAtattcttgattttttttcttcacattcAAGCTTTGCTGACTAGCGATTACATCGTAGAACTGAAAATAGGCGTGCAtttgagaaaatggaaaaaatgttACCAAAACTGTTTTGTTGCTGGTAATCCTTCCGCTGTTGTGTCGTTTGTTATTTGGAATGGAATCATGTTGAAAACCATCCCTCAACCCTTTTAAGGCTCTCGGCCTTATTCTCTTACTAGGCAATAGAATTAAGGTTAAACTATAGGGCTTTACTGGCCGAGTTCTACTTCCCACCCACCGATTCTGAGAGTCTGTAGACCTATAAAGGTCTTGTTCGTGATCTCCAGGAAGGCATCTGTTGATATGATTCCTCGAAAGGCAAAAAAGCGTTTGCCTGCCAAAAGTATCTCGAAATCGTCAGTGGTCTAAGGTCTGCCCAGGACCGTCTGCCGACTCGGAAACTCCTACCATCTCGTCTGACTTGACCCCGCTATTGACCCAGCATATTCCTTGATTTTGTCGTTGTTTTCTCTTCATGGTATTATTCATACAAAATGTAGGGCGTTTTTTCAGGGCCATCGTAAAAGGCATAAGCACCATTTTGTCAGCAAATATTGTGGTATTTCTGGGAACACCGGTATCTCTTGTTGGTACAGGAATACGCCGGTGGTGTTTGGACGGCACTTCGCGGTTGGTTGTTTCAACGAAACGCATGTCAGGTAACTGATTGTTTTACATAAAGCTAGCTACTTATGTATGTTGCCATGTGATATCCCAATATATATGATTGTCATTCTGTAAACGGTTGGCCTCTATACAACAAGGTAATGCGAGGTCATAGTCAAATGTGGCTAAATGAAAAAGAGGCGAATTACTGATACATAAAAATGATGATTGAAATCTGATATACACAAAAACAGTTTTATGCGACATACACAGAACATTTGCCATTAACCTGTTGGAAAAATGTTGTGTATTTTTCTCTAAACGGTTTTTTCTCAACAAAACATTGCATTTATCGTTTTGGATACGAATTTTAGCATGCCGGCCTTGACGAGACAGGAACATGCGATCGATAAGTAGTTGTGAAAAACAATGCTGTTCTGGCCGTAGAATTCAAAGTACGGAATAGTATTGATACTGTCATATTCACAAGTGTTTAGACCCATATCATTTTACTAAACCAAGCCATTAATTATGAAACACTTAATAGACGCTCTATTGCCTCTGTCACCACATTAGATGACGTATGCTTGTTGCTCTATGATCTGGGGTATGGTTTCCTGATAATGACCAGATCGTCAAAGAATTCGAATCAGTTTTGGAACTCGTTCAACAAATTCACCGTCAAATGAACATGATAAGTCTGCAGGACAACAGCGTACACGATATCTGTGTCTTCGgtaacaaaacaaaatacagaCTTTTAAAGCATGTTCAAAGAATTTTCCAACCATGTATATTTTGTTACCTCAGTCGGTGACTTTCTATTATGCGATGAAGGGTTTCGAGACTCAAGTGTTTAGTAAACCGGATGCTTAATGGCTTTTCTAGGcaccaaaaatttaaaatcacaaataccaaaattttttttttctgtgtATCATATAGTGTAAACCCCAACATATATTTGATAAAAACCATCTGCTATTTACTTATAGATTCCAAGATATCCGGACGGACACCGCGATTTCTAAAACCATTCCAGGAATGTCAGTTTGACTGTGACTTCTGAACTTTTCGTGCACTGCAAATTAGTAACAATTTTCATAGGTTTTCTTGAAACCAGTCAAAACATTCCGGGAGATTATAGATTTATCAATTTGTTAATTTGTCACCAGTGAGCCTCGACAGGGCCTATCAATGCAAGAAATCTGTTCAGGCTTGTGGCTAGACTAAACTAAGCACGTTGGAATCAGATAGTGTTGTAAACAATGCAATCGCACATGTCTTAATCGGCAATCAGTCCATTGACTTAGTGGTCGTTCGAAAAATTACGTTGAGCTATTGGGCCATTCATGGCAAATCACATTCCTAAAGGTTAACCTGTATAAGTACTTGGATTACCACGATATTGATAATATGGATATTCGAATCAAAAATGCTAACGAACCATTAACCAGAGCCAGAATCTTGCTGAGAGACTAAAAATAAGAGAACAATGTTAAAGAGTGTTGTAGTGTCCGACCCCCAATCTAACGGTCATGGTTCGAACGCCAGTCTGGTCGCCAATTGGCATGCACACATCAGGCTCAGGTGAACTCTACATGAGCAGCTACTTGGTGCCCATGGGTCTCTTTATGAAGACCTGTACAAGTTGTGGTAgagcactttgagacagatcACGGGCAGTGAAAAGCACTTAAATAAACCCGATGACCATTATCATCATCGCAAACATTTTCTGTGAAGAAGACGGCCCAATCAGAGAAGGGTCATCAACGGATGATCATTAGCTCCAGTGAGTCACCGGACTGGGCGAAAATGAACCTGTTCGTCAGGGGCAATAAACCTCTTATTGGCTCACATTTCAAAACATGTGTTCCATACTTCAATACAACAAATCATAAGAACGATTATGAAATATCCAATTTAGAGAAGTCAGAAATGCCTTGGACAAACAATTTACGGTATAAGGTATATCTAAGTACAATGTATGTTATATTTTGACTTCTCTATTCATTGTCTTGATTTATGGCACGTTTATAAGGACACGGCAAAGAGATAACTCATTCAGGAAAATAGGCCAACACCCACACGAATGTTTGGGAATCGACGTAACCATTTCGACAGTTCTCCCGGGATCGCGTTTGTAGTCTGCCTGTGAAGCAAGCattgttaaccactaggctatagGAAGCTTCTTTCATCAATGACAGCTGATGAAATCAAGTGCAGAAAATAAGACTGATATGATACACCAATTTCAATTCATAACCTGACACATCCCAATTACTATGACATTCATGAATGGATAGGGTAGGCTACAGGTGTTTCATTATCTTAAAGAAAAGGTTGTTCCCTTAAAATATGGCATGATTGGCAGCTTAAGGTTACCATTCAATAAAATAGAATGCCATCGAAATGAATCTCTGGTCTTTGATGAGCTGAACGTTCGATACAGATGTCTCATGAGTCAGTTTAAGTCTATGGGAAAATGATATCCCATTACAGAGTTTACAGGATCACATGGAATGCATTGGCCGTGTTCAAGTGTTCATATTATTTTCAATTCCATGTAAGTATTCTGAACAAAAATGCTCATGTTGGTAATCAAAAATAGACTTTCTCATTTACATCTCATAGTCCCATTTCACAATCTGCATTAATTCTTAACAGGTATTCCCATGCAGCGGATAATAGGCCTTTATATGGGTCACTGGCGCTTAATATTTGGGAGCAGTTTTCTCAACAAAGCTCATCCCGTCCGCGTGCTTTGGCTTGAAATGATTCGATATATAAAAATCATGTCTCATAAATTTATCATTGATGTTTACACACCATGTTGTGTATACAAAGGCCCTATGTCATTGCGGTATGCAAGTATCTGGAATTTAATAGCTTTGCTTAACGCTTACTGGGTCAGACGTAATAATGGTAAGGAATGCGTACATCAGCTTCTCTGCTTTACCAGACATATCACACTGTGATTTCCATTGTAACTGGGAAAATCGACAAATACACAAAAGCACGTAATGAATGAATCCTGCGAATGAAAGTCAATATACAATGGAACCCAGGTAATACGACCACTCATTGGAtagaggttgaatggtcgcattaccggggtggtcgcgttagtgaagttgaaaatccggggggaaatgcatgattaggccaaaattgttgaacttattcataagttcaaaattctgagaAGTTTTCAAAGCCTAAAtctttttggggctgatgatgttgtttcttcattttgagcggaaaaaaaagagtgaaaaaaatatttggacttagaaatttgttcatccttcagagttgaattttttcattagttcaaaattctgaaaatttttcgaaTATTTTCGAATACTTTTCATTGATATGACAGTTTCCTGAGTACCCTCTCAGGTATTCAGGAATGCATGTAACTGCGATAAAAAATATCGTCAATGATAAACACCAGGATCAAATCACATAACAGTCGTATTGAAGAGTTTTTTCCAAAGTCTTTCACTTCAGCTCAGGCGCAGTATTACAATATCCTTTTTGTTGGATAAATCATTTTTGCAAAAATACCGAACTACATAACCATTCTCAGCAAGTCTCATGCTGGGTGATATGACATTTAGCGCTGTGAGACTTTGGCAAATGGCACTTACGacaaataaaatcaaaatattaaaagttAAAAATGAATAGCCTTGTTTAATCTTCTCAAAATTCCCCAGTTTGGTAAGTTGAACTTAAAAAACTAAGTTGACTTCAAAATCTACACAAAGGGTTGACCCTCAGTCtggttcagacatgtcagatacaCAATATTCGTGTTGATCacctttttaaaatttcaaaatccttTTCTCCATTTCCCTTTTGATCAGAAACTATACTTTAAATCGAGATTATTACTTTGAAATATGCGCTGCATTGTGAAGACTTGTCAGGGTTTTTACAAATCAAAGGGACACTTTCGTCGGATTTGTCGTAAGAACTCAAATTTTTAAAGGTCCCACAAAATATTTAGTGTCAAATGATCAAGGCAAAAGGTCAATTTTTCTCGAATGATGTTAAGCTAACCAAAGAATTCTttagaaatttcaaatgttttagaaGCCTTTGACCTTGTTGTGATTGGAGGTTGACTCCAGAACCCCACGGGTTATAGTCCATTCCATATATATATAGAATGTTTAAAATGGTGTCGTAGATGGTATAACATTGTAAATAAACATTGGGTAGCAAGCAAAAAAGCAACCTTACTAAAAACACAAATTTCTCGTATAATTATTCGGTTTCAATATCGAGAGAGTAGCAATTGTCATGGTAACCCCAACAGTATCCAAGGGTTAATAATTTAAGCCACTTGTTCCAGTTATACCCCTTCCAACAACAAGGATGGGAGGTAAGAAATCTTTTTCAGACAAGTGGGGCTTGTACAGATCCAGAGGCCGCAATATTCAAATTGAGGAACAGGCAGAACATGACGACAGCCGCTTCATTTCGCACTTCGCATTGCCAGAAACACAATACTAAAAGTAATGAGATGCtttttatgcaagtatcaattcgtttcttgtaccccccgcCCTCCTCAAAGTTAGTTAAGCTagcaccactaatctttgccgatgcttgagtagtatttatttttcctttagtgaaaatttggcgaagctggaaagaataaggatgctaatgtgtcgatgtcttgtcgaacatacagccttacccagtaaaattagttcggttactttatatgacggtgataactgatatattgttgatggtgatgtattgacgaaagaaaaagtagcatttgtgaaaaaagggtgatgcttgagccttaagatgtcgttatagggtgataaggtgtcgtacccttgaggaggggggggggtacaagacacgaattgatacttgcattaagaaGAGCTACTTGGCGTACAAAGCATACGTTCGATAACGACCCTCTCTACCATTTCACACCTCAAGGGCAACAGGTGAACTGTTAGTGGGCTATCTGCGAGAACCAGGCCAGTCAAATATGCTTCTGAAAGGCCGGAATGTCAATTCATAACACATTGATATTCAAGAATAAAGCGTGTAAATAACCTTTATAATATACTTATGTCTGTCCTGAGCAGTGGGGCAGATTGGTAGGCATTTTATGAACACCTATACATGGTGTAACACGACACAAAACACAAATGGGATGAACCGTCGAAGGACTATTAAGATGCAAATGTATGCTCAGGGGTTAATCAATGTCGTGAAAAGTTCAAATTCCAAACCGTCTTCGTGACTATTCATCATTGTAAAATCTTGCAACGAAAACTCAAAGTAGTAATTAGTAATTATTTTCATGACCTTTAGCAAACCGTGATTGGCCCATTATCGTATTCTACAACTAGTGTGCCTCTGACCACATTCAGTGCAGAGTATGATGTTAGTTCTATCGATGGTTAACCCTGCTAAGAGCAAGATTTCCGATTATTTCAGTTTTACTAGTTTCCCCGCAATATTCGCCGTGACATTGACGCATGCGGGCAACTTTCTTAACCCATGAAATATCAATGATAACACTATTGATGGTATTCCGTCATTGGCCACTAGTGTCTttttttcatcttcatcttcccaAATGACCAACAATACCGCAAGGACCAAAGCAAACCGTCTTGTACCTTTTCTCCTgatattcgcgaaaataaaagtTACATCTATATTGTTTATCTCAGCTTACGATTGTTTTCAGGAGCACAGTCAATCAGTCACTTCAGTCCCGATTATAGACCaaccaagttttttttaaaaacaaattccGTCCTCGCACAAACAACCAACTCACTTTCCAATTCGCAGgtcatatcacacttttaagaaAACTTATCAATCAACGTTTTCATATATTAATCcaacttttttgtttttgtttttcaggaGTTATCCCACAATCGACGGAATTCCCTGAGTGTCGTCCACGAGATTGACAATGAGAGGCAAGAAAACGCTACGCAGAACATCGTCGAAACTTGGCTGCAGACGGCAAACACGATGCAAAAACAAATGCGAAAACCCGAATTTCAGATCCGATCTCCCACGAACTCTGATACAAAATCTTCAAAAGACAGTTCTTCTTCAATTTCTCCCCAGAATTCGCCCCGAAACTGTGATACGAACGCCCAATCAGAGTTCGCTTGTAAAATTTCTCAAGATCACGTGATAGACTCTGAACCAATCAAATCTGAGGATGTTGTTGATGGGATGGACGTTTCTAAAAACTGTGATAGGTCTGAAACGGATGGTGCTCAGTCTAGCTTAGCCGACGTTGCCTTTGAACAATCTGTGGCTGAAATTTCTGGTTACTCTAGTTGCTCGCCTCACCGGAGGTTTAGCTTGGATGCATCACTCTTGGCCGAAATGCAGAGAAAACCGTTCAAGTTGCCCTATGGTGCGAGGCCGCGTGATAAACAAACTGGTGCTAAGGATAAACTAGACACTGAAGAAGTCATACCAACTGAGATAAATACTGTTTACGAGAAAGAGAAAGAATCAAAACAAATTACCAAAGAGGAGATTGCTGCTGACGAAAGTGTGTCTACTCCCGTGCGTCTACGCAGACGACAGAGTTTTGACTATACGTCCGCACGAGCCGGCCCTCCTCCACTGAGTAATTTACAGCGCCGTTCTAGTTTCTCCGTTGGTGTCGCACCTTCCGCGCGAACGTCATATCAAAAATCTTACACTCTCTCTGGTTGCAAAACAAAGTTCAATTTCCCTAGTCCTTTGCATGCTGTGCTAATGAACAGACAAAAGGTGGTGCTCTCTGAAGATAATGACTGTGCAGCGAGTTCGTCGGAGTCTGATACAATGGACACGTTCTCCAGGAGTTCAGATACCTTGTATGATACTGACAGTCAGGTGCATGATGGACTGTATAACATTCTAAGCCAAGATGATTCGCCGGCAAAACAATCAAAAAATTCACCGCGGGAAGATAAGGCTACCCTGCGTTATAAGACCTTGGCGCGTGATGCCGGCAAAGGAGACCTCGCAACGCAAGCTACGCAGAGGCAACAACCTCCTTCAGAGTCTCCTGCAGTGCCAGCCACAGACCGTAGAAGGGAGCCATTTGACTCTGCTAACATGGGAAACATCCGCGCCATTTGTAACAATACTCGGCGTGCTTCGGCGGGCGAAGTAATGCGTGGAAGGGGCGTGTCTCACCCTAACTCGACTGAAGTAATTGCTCCTCCACCTCCAAAACCACGACTACGAAAAAGTGGAAATGTTCTCTTGGAGGGAGGTGTTCCATCTAGAAGCGAAAGACCAAACCAAAGGTTTGAGGCTAGAAACACGCAAGTGCAATCAAGCGGGCAAGTTAACAACAGTCCCCGATCGCGTGGAAGCGTCGACTCTGGGATGAATTTCTACAGAGATGGTGGTAATGTTCTTCGGTCACGTGGTAGCATTAACTCCGTCGTGAGCGCCTTATCCAGTGGGGATATGCCTCGTTCCGATACTGAGCCGTCTGCGCATTCGACGCCTCGTTCTCGCTCGCCGGATTTTCCACAGAATCGGAAGCCGGCACCTTCATCAAGTCTATCTTCTGTGTCAACCCCGCATCTTGTGGACAAGGGTCCACAGGTTAGCTTGACGAAAACCCCGCGAGATTCAAACAATAACGGAACAGCTGAAGATAATCATGAGTTGAGGAACTCAGATGATAGCTTAAAGTTCAGCAGGTGTGGGTCTCCGGACTCACTCTTTGACAGACCGCCTCCGGTCCCCGAAAAGCGCTTCAGCCTCCGGTCGGACGCCGCAGACTCCGGGTTTATGAGTTCCTGCATGTCGCTCCTGACAACATCGAGTGGTTACTCTTACAAACCAAGAGGAAGCTACGATGCCAAGTTAAGTATCGCTTCTATAGAAGAAGGGTATATTTCGTCGCAGTCCACGGACAGCCCAAAGGAGAATCGTCACAGCCACAAGCTGAGTATCCGATCGGACTGTAGCTTCATGTCCACGGGGAGCTCCTACTTCGCTGAAGACGAGCTCAGTGACGACGACCACCACTATCACAACCACGGTGAGGAGAGACCTCGGGAAACTTACTCTAGGGTTAACTCCGGAGTATTGCCAGGAAAAGCATCACGGAATGCTGAGGTTAATCGTATATCCTCAGTTTCAGAAGCAAAGCGCTTGGATACCGACAGTAAACCTACTTTAAGGAAGAGTACCTTGGCGAGCAGTACTCTTTCTGATTTTCGCCAGATTCTCCACGAGAATAAGAAGAACCAAAACAAATCTGGCATCATGCCGCCCCAGGGCAGACGACACTCTCTGCCAATCAACGCCCTCTCTCCGCAGAGTGCGTTAAGGCAGAAGTACCTCGTCTGCTACAACAATGATATGGCACCAGTCCAGGACTCCTCAATATGAAGTTATAGTTGAAAACCATGAACAAATAAACATAAAGGTCTCACTTAACTGTCTTTAAAACTTTTTCAGTAGACCAAAAAAGTCATCCATTTCGTCGTTTAAGTCTCGCAAAAAAGATGCTGAAATGAAAAGATGATGAAAATCCCATCAGTTTAGTGAGACGGTTTGTTACTCTATGATAAACAGCTGTAGGCGCTCTTGCGGTAGTTTGTTTCCATGAAACAGTTGTATTGCGTACATTTTATGAAAAACTGTATGGCTTTTGTTGTTATATACCACCTGAAGCTACGATACAGCTTGGGCTAGAGCTTCAGTTATCATCATCCAAGAAACCATTTTGTCATAAAAGTAAATGTAC
It encodes:
- the LOC135487009 gene encoding uncharacterized protein LOC135487009, translating into MTEKQGTGSSPQRGTNTRMRDRLQASLAGLEELKILRDRQQSLVDDAKSMMGRNKTRRHSFQSHNSLLEYIRPEELSHNRRNSLSVVHEIDNERQENATQNIVETWLQTANTMQKQMRKPEFQIRSPTNSDTKSSKDSSSSISPQNSPRNCDTNAQSEFACKISQDHVIDSEPIKSEDVVDGMDVSKNCDRSETDGAQSSLADVAFEQSVAEISGYSSCSPHRRFSLDASLLAEMQRKPFKLPYGARPRDKQTGAKDKLDTEEVIPTEINTVYEKEKESKQITKEEIAADESVSTPVRLRRRQSFDYTSARAGPPPLSNLQRRSSFSVGVAPSARTSYQKSYTLSGCKTKFNFPSPLHAVLMNRQKVVLSEDNDCAASSSESDTMDTFSRSSDTLYDTDSQVHDGLYNILSQDDSPAKQSKNSPREDKATLRYKTLARDAGKGDLATQATQRQQPPSESPAVPATDRRREPFDSANMGNIRAICNNTRRASAGEVMRGRGVSHPNSTEVIAPPPPKPRLRKSGNVLLEGGVPSRSERPNQRFEARNTQVQSSGQVNNSPRSRGSVDSGMNFYRDGGNVLRSRGSINSVVSALSSGDMPRSDTEPSAHSTPRSRSPDFPQNRKPAPSSSLSSVSTPHLVDKGPQVSLTKTPRDSNNNGTAEDNHELRNSDDSLKFSRCGSPDSLFDRPPPVPEKRFSLRSDAADSGFMSSCMSLLTTSSGYSYKPRGSYDAKLSIASIEEGYISSQSTDSPKENRHSHKLSIRSDCSFMSTGSSYFAEDELSDDDHHYHNHGEERPRETYSRVNSGVLPGKASRNAEVNRISSVSEAKRLDTDSKPTLRKSTLASSTLSDFRQILHENKKNQNKSGIMPPQGRRHSLPINALSPQSALRQKYLVCYNNDMAPVQDSSI